ACAGAGATAGCCCTTGCTCGCCGTGCCGGTGCCCTTCACAGAGACACCGCCTTGTACGGCGGTGTCAAGTGTTCCGACTGAGGGTATCCAGGCAGGCCAGGCAGGACTTGAACCCGCAACCTACGGTTTTGGAGACCGTTGCTCTGCCAATTGAGCTACTGGCCTGCGCGGGAGACCTATCTAGTCTCCCGATGCAACCGATGCGTCTTGCAGCGAGGGCAGTACTTCATGAGTTCCAGGCGGGAGGGATCGTTACGGCGGTTCTTCTCCGTCGTGTAAGTCCGCTCCTTGCAGCCCTCGCACTCCAGGGTCACGATGACCCGTACAGCTCTCTTAGCCATTATTCATGCTCCCGAGCCGGAAGGCAAATCCCGGCAGTTCCGGTGGCCTAATCGAGCACTTCGGTGATGGCGCCGGCACCCACGGTGCGTCCACCCTCACGGATGGCAAACCGGCTCCCCGCCTCCAGCGCTACTGGCGTGATCAGCTCCACCGTCATCTCTATGTTGTCCCCAGGCATCAC
The Anaerolineae bacterium genome window above contains:
- the rpmG gene encoding 50S ribosomal protein L33, yielding MAKRAVRVIVTLECEGCKERTYTTEKNRRNDPSRLELMKYCPRCKTHRLHRETR